The window CCGATGGTAAATCAATTTTATTGATGACGGGTATGATCCGAAGGTCTAGGTCCATTGCGAGGTATAAATTGGCAAGGGTTTGGGCTTCTACCCCTTGGCTTGCGTCGACGATGAGGAGAACCCCTTCACAGGCGGCAAGAGATCGGGACACTTCGTACGTAAAGTCCACGTGGCCTGGAGTATCGATCAAATTGAGGTGGTATATATTTCCATCTTTTGCGTGGTAATCAAAGGAAGCGTTATTGGCTTTGATTGTGATCCCACGTTCCCTTTCGATGTCCATCGAATCGAGGATTTGGTTTTTTTGCGTCCTTTTGTCCGTGACAAGACCAATCTCAAGCAAACGATCCGCCAGAGTGGACTTTCCATGGTCGACATGGGCGATGATGGAAAAATTGCGGGTGAATTTTTGGCGTTCGTTCACGGTTCCCTCTTGTTTTTAAGTCATTTTCCTGGAACGAGGCTCTTTGTCGAAAAAGTTTATTGTCAGAGGCTTAAAATTCCTAAGACTGGAAGGAAATTATCCCTTAGGAGAAACAATTCCCGATGTCCCAAAAAGATAGCATTCGTTCCGTCAGAGCCCGTGAAATTATGGATTCCAGAGGAAATCCAACCGTTGAAGTGGATGTCACTTTAGAAGACGGTTCTTTTGGTCGTGCGGCGGTTCCCTCTGGGGCATCCACTGGAGAACACGAAGCAGTCGAACTGCGTGACGGTGATAAAAAAAGGTACGGAGGAAAAGGAGTCCAAAAAGCTGTCGACAACGTGAATGCAAAAATCTCTAAATCCATCCTCGGGCTTTCCGCAACGGACCAACTCCAAATTGATGGTACGATGATCGCGCTAGATGGAACTGCCAATAAATCCAAGTTAGGTGCAAATGCGATTTTAGGTGTTTCTATGGCAGTGGCAAAAGCAGCTGCAGTCCATGCAGGACTTCCACTATACCGTTACATCGGGGGAACCTTCGCTCGTGAACTTCCTGTTCCTATGATGAATATCATCAACGGTGGTGCCCATGCGGACAATAATATCGACTTCCAAGAATTTATGATCCTACCTGTGTCGGCTCCAAACTTCAAAGAAGCTCTTCGGATGGGAGCAGAAGTGTTCCATAGCCTTAAGACTGTTCTCAAAGGAAAAGGTTTGAACACCGCCGTTGGTGATGAAGGTGGATTTGCCCCAAACCTCACAAGTAATAGCGAAGCCATTGAAGTCATCCTCACTGCCATCGAAAAGGCAGGATACAAACCAGACCTCGATATCAAGATCGGACTCGATTGTGCTGCCTCAGAATTCTATGATGAGAAAAAGAAGAAATACATCCTCAAAGCAGAGAAAAAACCAGAAAAGACGGCAGAAGAACTCGTAGAATACTACTCAAATTTAGTGTCCAAGTATCCGATCATTACTATGGAAGACGGTCTGGACGAAAACGATTGGTCAGGCTGGAAAAAACTTTCCGAAAAATTAGGGAAAAAGATCCAACTTGTGGGGGATGATTTGTTTGTAACCAATATCAAAAAACTCGCACAAGGGATTGATAAAGGGATCGGTAACTCGATTCTCATCAAGGTAAACCAAATTGGAAGCCTTACCGAAACCCTAAGTGCCATTGAAATGGCCAAAAAAGCCCAGTACACGGCTGTTGTTTCCCACCGTTCAGGAGAAACAGAAGATGCGACCATTTCGCACATTGCTGTCGCAACTAATTCTGGCCAAATCAAAACTGGTTCCTTAAGCCGAACCGACAGAATTGCAAAGTACAACGAACTCCTTCGCATCGAAGAAGAGTTGGGTAAAAATGCAACCTATAGCGGAGTGAATACGTTTTACAACCTGAGATAATATGACAGCAACCAAAGCCTCTCTTCTTTTAACCTATGTTTGTGCTTTTCTCTACTTGGGACTTTTGTCTGAGTCTGGGATGGCAGAACGATTGCGTTTGGAAAAGGATCTTTCCCTACTGAATGCAGAGGTGGAGAGGCTTGTGGTGGAAAACCAAGGGTTGGAAGAAAAGGAACGCCGCTTAAAAAACGATACCTATGCCTTGGAACAAGAAGCACGGAAGTATTATCTTCTCTCGGAAACCGCACATGTCCTCAAGTTTGAAGAATTTCCTGAGAGAGCGGTAACAAAACCAAAAAGCCTACCGACCTCACTCCGAGCAGCAGGTTTTGGTGGGGAGTGGAAAGAACCTCCCCTCTTTTTGTTACGATTCTTTTATATTTCTTTTAGTGTTTTCCTGATTCTAGGTGTGTACTACAAGCTGAAACGCTTGCCTCATACGTCTAACCAGAAAAGACTGAACTAATATGCCAGAAGAAGAAACACCAGAAAAAGAAATCACCGAAACCATCCAAGATCTCATTAGCGATAAAAACATGGGAAAGAAGTTCCTGGAAAAACGGAAAATCTTTCTCTGGGGTCCTGTCACTGACGAATCCTCTAAAGAACTCACTGCCAAATTGATGTATTTGGAAATGGTGGATCCTGGGAAACCAATTACTTTTTATATCAATAGTCCCGGTGGTGTTGTCACCTCAGGTCTTGTTGTTTATGACACAATGCAAATGATTTCCTCTCCCGTTCATACAGTTTGTATGGGAATGGCAGCTTCTATGGGATCCATTTTACTCATTGGTGGAAAAAAAGGAAATCGTTACATTTGGCCAAATGGTCGAGTGATGATCCACCAACCATCCATTGGTGGGCAAATCCAAGCACCAGCAACGGATTTACTCATCCATGCACAGGACATTGTCAAAACAAAAGAAAAACTCAATCAAATGTTAGCTGACGCTTGTGGAAAATCCTACGAACAATTGGTGGAAGACACTGATCGCGATTATTATATGGATGCAGAACAAGCACTTGCTTATGGCATCGTAGATAAGATCGTAAACACAATTGACGTCGTCTAACAAAGATTTTAAACCAAGAAGATTTTTAGAAGGTCGACACCTTCAAACTGTCTACAACGTACTCTTTCCTCCAGACAACGCTTTGGAGGATGAGTATTATTCCGAAAGCATCCTCATTCCCACAAACGATGGCACTGGGGATACTTTATGGTTAGAACACAATCCTCCACTTGCAAAAGTTCGAAAACATGCTTCGCCTTGGAACGGTTATTATATAATGCTTGTTCATGGAATGGAAGGAAGTTCTGAATCCCATTATATGGTGAGTGTAGGGAAAGAAGCCCTAAACCGTGGTTATGGGGTGATCCGAATGAATTTGCGTAACTGTGGCAGGGGTTTAGGACTTGCAAAAAAGCCGTATAACGCAGGACAGTCGGAAGACATCGAAGTCGTTTTAAAGTACATATACAAACATTTTACAAAGTCCATTTTGGTTTCCGGATTTTCTTTGTCTGCCAATATCGTCTTAAAGTTTTTTGGTGAAAAGAGAGAACATTATGCTAAGGCATTTACCGCCACTTCCCCTCCCTTAGACTTAAAACGAAGTTGCGATTTTATTGATTCTAGAGCCGGAAATTTTTACCGAGACCATTTTTTAGATACCATGAAAGAAAAGGTGATGTTAGGCATATATGATATTTCAGAAAAAATGAAAGAACAAGTCCTACGCAGTAAATCCTTCTTTGATTTTGATGATTTTTTTACGGCACCAATCGCTGGCTATGCGAATGTTTTGGAATATTACAATATTTGTTCTAGTGTGAAATATTTATCTGGGATTAAAATTCCAGGACTCATTGTCCATGCGGATGATGATCCGGTGGTTCCCTCAGAAGTTTGGCATGAGATACGATGGAAATCCTATCCTTTGATCCAAACTGTACTCACAAAAAAAGGGGGGCATGTGGGTTTTATCAGCGACCCTTCCCCCGATAATCCTGAAGGCAGATGGTTACCCAGGATCCTACTTGATTTTTTTGATTCCAAGATCAAATCCTAACCCTAAAAAATACCAAGGAACGAAACGAAGGACGGTGTACAATGCGTGACCTATTAAAAGAATGTTTATCCGAAGAATCTGGATTCGTAGAATTACGTTATCACCATAAAGAAAGTCGTTCCTTTTTTGCGGAACGAGGTCGAGTAGAATCCACTGCCCTACGGAAACGAACTGGTGTTGGTGTCAGGGTTCTCGAATCGGGTACTTGGGGTTTTGCATCCACTAGCGAAATTTCGAAAGCCTCCATCCAAAATGCCATTCAAATCGCCAAAAAAGCAGCACGGCTATCTTCTGCTCTTAGAAAAGAGAAAATCCCAAATCTACCGAAGGCAAATTTTGCGATCGGAGATTTTATCGGCAAAGGGATCGAAGACTTTCGTGGTCGGTCTGTAGAAGAAAAATTAAAAATGGTTCTCGACATTCAAAACGAAGCTGTAAAACAATCCACCAAACTGCAGTCAGTTGGTTGTGGGTATTCTGAAATTTATGAAGAAAAAGCCATTGTCACGACAGATGGTGCTGATAGTTTTTTTAGTTTGGTACGACCAGAATTTCGAGTCTCTGCCGTCGCAAAAGATGATGGGAAACTGGAATCAGGCTCGCATTCCATTGGTGTGACGGGTGGTTGGGACTGTCTCTTTCGTTCCCAATCTGCCACGGAAATTTCAGAAGAAGCATGTAAAACCGCAGTCGATTTGTTAACTAGCGAACTTCCCGATGGTGGTCTTTCTACTGTCATCCTTTCGCCATCGATTGTGGGACTTCTTGTCCATGAAGCCATTGGGCATACTGTGGAAGCTGATTTTGTGTTATCAGGCTCTGTGGCCCAAGGCAAAATTGGCCACCGTGTTGGATCCGACTTGGTTACGTTATGCGACTCAGGTAATTCTGAGTTTTATGAAGGAGCTGGAGGAACCATTCCTGTGGACGATGAGGGGATCATTCCTACCAATACTGTCATCATTAAAAATGGAATCCTAACATCCTACCTTCATAATCGAGAGACTGCGGAACGATTTGGTGTGGCTCCAACGGGATCTGCAAGGGCCTGGGAGTATGGGGACGTCCCATTGATTCGGATGCGTAATACCTTTTTGTTACCAGGAAATTCCAGTTTAGAAGAAATGATCGCTAGTACCAAAGATGGGTATTATTTAGATGGTGCCAAAAACGGCCAAGCAGATGCCACAGGTGAGTTTATGTTTGCCGTTCAAAAAGCCTATCGCATTCAAAATGGGAAGGTCACTCATTTGTTAAAAGGTGTGACCGTTTCAGGACTTGCGTTTGATGTCTTACAAAATGTAGATATGGTGTCGAAAGAATTTAAGTGGGATTTAGGTTCGGGCCACTGCGGGAAAGGCCAACCTGCGAAAGTAGATGCCGGTGGACCATATGTTCGAACTAAAGTGTTGTTAGGTGGTAAATGATGGATCGTGGTGCGATAGAAAAACGATTGAATCACCAAAAAGATTTACTTTCGAATTTAGTAAAGAAAGCCAAGTCAAATGGAATGGATCAAGTAGAGATTTATTCCAGTTATGGATATTCCGAAGATGTCAGTTTAGAAAAAAATGATTTAAACAACTGTACAGCGAATGAAGAAAATATGTTTGGAATTCGAGTGATCCACGAAGGGAACCAAGGATTTATTATTTCTAATCATATTCCGAGTTTGTACGAGTCCATAGAAGAAGCTTATCAATTGGCCAAAAGCCAAACTACTCCTGATCTTGATTTGATTTTACCTGAAGCCCGACCAATCGACAAACAATTTGATACCTATGATATGACTCTTGATTCAATGGGAATCGAAGATTTGGTTTCTTATGCCAAAGAAGCACTTGGTTGGCGAAATGAGTTTTATGGAAAGGTCAATATTGATTCAGGTGAGTTTTCGCTTAGCAAGGGTTACAAATTAATCGTATCCTCAAAAGGTGTAATGGCACATGAACTTGGTGCGGAACTTTCTGCCTCTGTGATGGGTATGGGTGTGGACGGGGAGCTTGTCGGTAGTTTTGATTACGATTCAGCGAGTGGGTTTCAAAAAGATCAGTTCCAATCACTTTGGAAAAAAGCCTTTTTTAATTTTGGCGATAAATGTATGGGA of the Leptospira biflexa serovar Patoc strain 'Patoc 1 (Paris)' genome contains:
- the eno gene encoding phosphopyruvate hydratase; translation: MSQKDSIRSVRAREIMDSRGNPTVEVDVTLEDGSFGRAAVPSGASTGEHEAVELRDGDKKRYGGKGVQKAVDNVNAKISKSILGLSATDQLQIDGTMIALDGTANKSKLGANAILGVSMAVAKAAAVHAGLPLYRYIGGTFARELPVPMMNIINGGAHADNNIDFQEFMILPVSAPNFKEALRMGAEVFHSLKTVLKGKGLNTAVGDEGGFAPNLTSNSEAIEVILTAIEKAGYKPDLDIKIGLDCAASEFYDEKKKKYILKAEKKPEKTAEELVEYYSNLVSKYPIITMEDGLDENDWSGWKKLSEKLGKKIQLVGDDLFVTNIKKLAQGIDKGIGNSILIKVNQIGSLTETLSAIEMAKKAQYTAVVSHRSGETEDATISHIAVATNSGQIKTGSLSRTDRIAKYNELLRIEEELGKNATYSGVNTFYNLR
- a CDS encoding FtsB family cell division protein, which gives rise to MTATKASLLLTYVCAFLYLGLLSESGMAERLRLEKDLSLLNAEVERLVVENQGLEEKERRLKNDTYALEQEARKYYLLSETAHVLKFEEFPERAVTKPKSLPTSLRAAGFGGEWKEPPLFLLRFFYISFSVFLILGVYYKLKRLPHTSNQKRLN
- a CDS encoding ClpP family protease translates to MPEEETPEKEITETIQDLISDKNMGKKFLEKRKIFLWGPVTDESSKELTAKLMYLEMVDPGKPITFYINSPGGVVTSGLVVYDTMQMISSPVHTVCMGMAASMGSILLIGGKKGNRYIWPNGRVMIHQPSIGGQIQAPATDLLIHAQDIVKTKEKLNQMLADACGKSYEQLVEDTDRDYYMDAEQALAYGIVDKIVNTIDVV
- a CDS encoding YheT family hydrolase, which translates into the protein MTSSNKDFKPRRFLEGRHLQTVYNVLFPPDNALEDEYYSESILIPTNDGTGDTLWLEHNPPLAKVRKHASPWNGYYIMLVHGMEGSSESHYMVSVGKEALNRGYGVIRMNLRNCGRGLGLAKKPYNAGQSEDIEVVLKYIYKHFTKSILVSGFSLSANIVLKFFGEKREHYAKAFTATSPPLDLKRSCDFIDSRAGNFYRDHFLDTMKEKVMLGIYDISEKMKEQVLRSKSFFDFDDFFTAPIAGYANVLEYYNICSSVKYLSGIKIPGLIVHADDDPVVPSEVWHEIRWKSYPLIQTVLTKKGGHVGFISDPSPDNPEGRWLPRILLDFFDSKIKS
- a CDS encoding TldD/PmbA family protein — its product is MRDLLKECLSEESGFVELRYHHKESRSFFAERGRVESTALRKRTGVGVRVLESGTWGFASTSEISKASIQNAIQIAKKAARLSSALRKEKIPNLPKANFAIGDFIGKGIEDFRGRSVEEKLKMVLDIQNEAVKQSTKLQSVGCGYSEIYEEKAIVTTDGADSFFSLVRPEFRVSAVAKDDGKLESGSHSIGVTGGWDCLFRSQSATEISEEACKTAVDLLTSELPDGGLSTVILSPSIVGLLVHEAIGHTVEADFVLSGSVAQGKIGHRVGSDLVTLCDSGNSEFYEGAGGTIPVDDEGIIPTNTVIIKNGILTSYLHNRETAERFGVAPTGSARAWEYGDVPLIRMRNTFLLPGNSSLEEMIASTKDGYYLDGAKNGQADATGEFMFAVQKAYRIQNGKVTHLLKGVTVSGLAFDVLQNVDMVSKEFKWDLGSGHCGKGQPAKVDAGGPYVRTKVLLGGK